Genomic segment of Triticum aestivum cultivar Chinese Spring chromosome 6A, IWGSC CS RefSeq v2.1, whole genome shotgun sequence:
CTATAGCGGTTGATGTCGAGGGTGATGTTCTGGCCGTTGAGGAAGAGCTCCCACGTCATACCATACCCCTGCCTATTTATGGAGGCGACATCGGTGAAGACAGCATGGTCCCTCGGGTATTTGTACTTGAGCGTCGTCTCCTCCGGGGTCGTCTCGTATTGGACGTACCGGAGCCCCATGTCAGCCGACGGTGCACCAAAGGCAGCATTGGATCCCCAGCTCATGTCGCCCCACGGGACGACCTGCACCAACGTCGCGTTGCGCGGGAGGAACACCAGGTTGGTGAGCCCTGCGCCATGCACGCCCACCATCACGTCGCATGAGTTCACAACCTCTGCAAACCGGGCCATGTCGCTCACGACATGCGGCTCTGCCGACACCACCTCGAAGCCGACCTCTGTGGCAGCTGCGACGGCCTCCGCCTCATTCACGAACGCCCTCGAGTTGCGGCGCAGGATCATGAGGAGGCGAGGCCTGTCACCGGAGGTCCGGTTTACAGGGGTCGACCACTCACGCTTCAACGAGTAGATCGAACGAAGAAAGTTCCGGAAGTCCGTCATTGTGTAGCCCTTGCGGGAGAGAGCAGGGATGATCCCCATCTCCTTATGGCCTTCGGTGCCGACGTGCACCGACGGGAAGCAACGCACCTTGTCATCGGCGTCCAAGTTGATGACCGGGTACCTGGAGAGCGCGGCGAGGATGCGTTGGAACTTGTCAACCCACTTGCGGTTGTAGTCGGTGATCACAAGCTGGACATGGCCATCGTACTCCCTCACAGTGTTGAAGAGAGGGATGATGCCGTCGGTCATGGCGTGGAAAAAGTTGTTGAGGTAGGCGCCCGTGGAGAAGACCACCGCGGGGACGTCGTGCGTCACCGTGCACCGTGGCGCATCCAGCCCGCTCCAGCGGATGGTCACCTCCCGGATAGCATGCATCGTTCCTTCCTCTGACTTGCGCGGATACGGGCGGATCTTCACCGTCCCGTTCTCTGGCCGGTAGCTGTCTTCAGACGCTGAGACAACGTAGACGGTGGCAGATTTGCCGTGCATACGGACGTCGCCTTGCATGGCACAGATGTCCATGCGGTCACTGCTGAAGTTGCAAATTGACTTGCTTCTTGGTGCTGCCACATCTGTATCTGTAAGATGCACAGAAGAGTTATTAATCAGTAGAAAGAAACTTCTTTTTACTAGtttttagagggtgcttggatccaagggactatttttagtc
This window contains:
- the LOC123129875 gene encoding alpha-1,3-arabinosyltransferase XAT3, which translates into the protein MYTDVAAPRSKSICNFSSDRMDICAMQGDVRMHGKSATVYVVSASEDSYRPENGTVKIRPYPRKSEEGTMHAIREVTIRWSGLDAPRCTVTHDVPAVVFSTGAYLNNFFHAMTDGIIPLFNTVREYDGHVQLVITDYNRKWVDKFQRILAALSRYPVINLDADDKVRCFPSVHVGTEGHKEMGIIPALSRKGYTMTDFRNFLRSIYSLKREWSTPVNRTSGDRPRLLMILRRNSRAFVNEAEAVAAATEVGFEVVSAEPHVVSDMARFAEVVNSCDVMVGVHGAGLTNLVFLPRNATLVQVVPWGDMSWGSNAAFGAPSADMGLRYVQYETTPEETTLKYKYPRDHAVFTDVASINRQGYGMTWELFLNGQNITLDINRYRGVLQQIYQDSIMVDTSAN